Genomic window (Sphingobacteriales bacterium):
TGAGATAGGTTTGTGGCGTTTGAAAACGTTGAGTTACCAGGCCATCGCAAAAGGTAGCAAAACTTTCATTCAGCCAGATGTCCTGCCAGCTGTTGCAGGTGATATAATCGCCAAACCACTGGTGAGCCAGCTCATGGGCAACCAGCATCTCACTGAAATGCCCCATGAAACTCATGGTCTGATGTTCCATGCCTCCGTTACGCCCAAACTGTGCATGTCCGTATTTTTCTTTATCAAAAGGATAGAATCCGAATTTTTCGATGTAAAACTGCATCACATCAATGGTATGCTGGATGTTGCTGCGAAAACCTGCTACAGATTCAGGATAAATGTAATTCAGTATTTCAAGAGATTTATTGTCGTAAAATACCCAGTCTGAAAACCGGGTATAGTTTGTTACAGCAATGGCAACCAGATAGGCAGCTATCGGATAACGGTGTTTCCAGTGGCAGTAATAATATAAAGAGTCCTCATTTTCAGAAACAAGAATGCCATTACTGGCCGCCAGATTTCCTTTCAGGGTTTTAATAAAAATGTCCACTGAATCTATTTTATCATTGAGGCTATGTTTGCATGGCCACCAGTCGCGGCTGCCATAAGGTTGCGAAAGTGTCCAGATGATAGGGATATTACTGTTATGAATATCTTTTACAAAAGAGCCTGAGCCATTGTTTTCAGGTTGACCGTGATAGAAAACGGATATGGAGTCCAGCTGGTTTTTCCTGATAAATACGGGAAGTGTAACTCTCAGAATACCAGATGTTTTATGCAGAAAAGCAATTTTTTCTCCATGAAAAATAACAGAGTCAACAGTGAGGTTGTGTGTGAGTTCAAACTCAAGAAAATCAATGCTGTCGTTGACTGCCTTAAAAAGCGACATTACCTCACCTGTAATGTAATATTCATTGGGATTGACAAACCACGAGAGCCGGTGATATTTCAGGTCGTAATTTTCTGCAAATCCGTTACCACGGTAAGTCTCAGAAAGATGGTTCAGAGAATAAAGCTGCCGGAGTGGATAATCACAGTCATTTTCCTGTGCTGTAATTGAAGAAGTCAGGATAAAAAGAAAAATATAGATGGCAAGGATTTTCTTCAAAGCATTAATTTTTCTGCAAAGTTAATCCTGCCCGGAATTTCCTGAAACAGTTATCTTAACAGCTTCATCTGCTTTTCAAAAATTCGCTGAAATGACCGTAATTATTGTCCAGACGTATATAATGTTCTTCTTTCTGGTCAAGAGCGGAAAGGCTTTCAGGCAACTCAGGTTCAAATCCAAGCAGGCTGACAATTTCTTCCGGAAATTTTGCCGGATGTGCCGTCTCAACTGAAACGCATAACTTGTTTTCATTTTCAGGATGTTTTTGAAGAAAATCTAGCAATCCTGCCCAGCCTACAGCCCCGTGAGGTTCCAGCAAAAGATGGTGTTTCTCCCATGCTTCAACGATGGTCTTTCTGGTTTGTTCATCGTTAACAGAAAGGGTGTAAATATCTTTTTTCATCTGAATAAGGGAGGGGAGAACCGACACATTTGCCTGATGATCCATCATTCCCGAATAAAAATCGAACAATCGTGCCATATTGGACGGATGACCTACGTTCATGGCTGTGGATATGCATTTTCTCGAGGGTGAAATAATCCTGTAATCAGAAGTTTGAATAAATACCGGAAAGACATCATTGCTGTTCGTGGCAATCACAAACTTTGATGCAGGGAGCCCCATTCCTTTTGCTATCATTCCACCCATCATGTTACCAAAATTTCCGGATGGCACCGAAAAAATAATCCTGCCATCGTCTGACTTCTCTCTTAATCTTGAATGGGCATAAAAATAATAAACCGACTGTGGCAGCAGCCTGCCGATATTGATGGAATTAGCTGACGATAACCTGAGGTCTTTTAAGGATTCATCCGCAAAAGCCTTTTTTACCAATGCCTGACAATCATCAAAATTTCCTTTGACTGCGATGGCTGTAACATTTTCACCAAGCGTGGTCATCTGCCTGCGCTGGCGGTTGGTAATTTCATTGTCAGGAAAAAGTACTACGACATCAATGTTTTCCATTTTATAAAATGCACTGGCAATCGCTCCACCGGTATCCCCGCTGGTGGCAGTCAGGATGGTCATCTTTTCATTGCTTTGCCTGAGAAAATAGCTGATGAATCTGGCCAGCATCAGGGCA
Coding sequences:
- the thrC gene encoding threonine synthase gives rise to the protein MVLYYSTNRQSRKVSFREAVLEGLAPDKGLYMPDIIVPLSEAVISGFSDMNYHEIAFHVLKNYASGIDEKSLQQMTEDAYRFEVPLENVYNNLYVMRLDQGPSASFKDFGALMLARFISYFLRQSNEKMTILTATSGDTGGAIASAFYKMENIDVVVLFPDNEITNRQRRQMTTLGENVTAIAVKGNFDDCQALVKKAFADESLKDLRLSSANSINIGRLLPQSVYYFYAHSRLREKSDDGRIIFSVPSGNFGNMMGGMIAKGMGLPASKFVIATNSNDVFPVFIQTSDYRIISPSRKCISTAMNVGHPSNMARLFDFYSGMMDHQANVSVLPSLIQMKKDIYTLSVNDEQTRKTIVEAWEKHHLLLEPHGAVGWAGLLDFLQKHPENENKLCVSVETAHPAKFPEEIVSLLGFEPELPESLSALDQKEEHYIRLDNNYGHFSEFLKSR
- a CDS encoding T9SS type A sorting domain-containing protein — its product is MKKILAIYIFLFILTSSITAQENDCDYPLRQLYSLNHLSETYRGNGFAENYDLKYHRLSWFVNPNEYYITGEVMSLFKAVNDSIDFLEFELTHNLTVDSVIFHGEKIAFLHKTSGILRVTLPVFIRKNQLDSISVFYHGQPENNGSGSFVKDIHNSNIPIIWTLSQPYGSRDWWPCKHSLNDKIDSVDIFIKTLKGNLAASNGILVSENEDSLYYYCHWKHRYPIAAYLVAIAVTNYTRFSDWVFYDNKSLEILNYIYPESVAGFRSNIQHTIDVMQFYIEKFGFYPFDKEKYGHAQFGRNGGMEHQTMSFMGHFSEMLVAHELAHQWFGDYITCNSWQDIWLNESFATFCDGLVTQRFQTPQTYLNLLRDRISSITSQPGGSVFVPAGDTMSVNRVFNYRLSYQKGAMVLNMLRFMLGESAFFTAVRNYLNDPSLRFSYARTDDLRKHFEQVSGQDLSSFFQNWIYGEGFPSYKITYYPVKNHLTIMIEQFTSHPSVSFFSNPVPLLAKGLYQDSLLVLYPQYNSQIFDIDLAFQADTLIFDPYYHIISASNLLIKKNIPFEEGTKFIVMPNPISETFEIQFLEQLYIKNITLTDLSGRVIYDSGDLGKIVEPGEKKQVSLAGFNLKPGFYLLKITNNFNYSVKRLYVLPDKP